The sequence below is a genomic window from Gossypium hirsutum isolate 1008001.06 chromosome A11, Gossypium_hirsutum_v2.1, whole genome shotgun sequence.
tttagggcttttcatgcatattcctacttttcacgactaacagaatcacgtaccgagggttcttaccgaattgggcccgttggcccatcattccaattttggcccattaagcccaaaaatatcgagggcacagaaatcatgcactttgcagtccaaattttgcagcttaccaaaaacattaatcgatttacctcacgagcattcgcacactcgcaagtctACAAAATATCgattttcgacatttcggcttttcgacttttgccgatccaaactaagaaagagggtgttagttacacacctgtttgcgacgatatgctgacgagatccacacacgaaccacctacaattggattactaacacgttaatctaactattcaaatacaaactacgtattaaccccttacaatattcggccaaccacacctacagatcatagtaagcttataagaaatcaataagcaactcattaacaaatttttgtcaatgtttaccacataatcataatttcactgcaagctatcttcctgagcaacagtcactaaatcatttataactggagctatgaaactccaaatcaagttccgttaattttccctgaaaatagattcatatatcttatatccataaaattttcagaatttttggtttggccaatcaataccagatttttctcaaagttttgcatgtttcactgtttgactaatctgaccactcttcattacgaatcaaatttctcattgtacagaattcaaaatatgttctcatttattccatttgaaactagactcattaagctttaattacataatttatgtagcttctaactcatctcccacaatttatggtgatttttcaaagtcaggttactgctgctgtcccaagcagatttattaccaaatcactctttcacacataacttgcatgcatgtttttttttaaacatgtatatcaccaatcaatcatcacatatctataattttacttaagtataatctccatttcatcattttaaagcacaacatattagccgattattccccttagcatctaagcacatgcatgctcatttgtttggctcaacttcacatatcttccatttttcatcaaaagaacatgaaacaacaaccatttccttcattttaattcatgaccaaatgctcacaacacaaccaaaaaccaaaatatgcttcaagagttaaggtagaatcaagaagaactcatgaacatcaagatagaagcaaactaccatgaacttaccttcaattttcttccccaagtgaccgaacattcaagagctttctcctctcctttctcttctctaactttaggctatgatgaacaaagatggacaaaactttgttcttttcacccctttttcttttaataaaatttcatatttcatccatttaattctttaatacaaaagacatgaattccaatcatggaacatttacctaacccattatcatggaacatttacctaactcattatcatgaaacatttacctaacccattatcatggaacatttacctaacccattatcaatttgtatcaatttgtatcaatttgtaccataaattatggatatcaagtgcacattttgtctacaacaacatgatggctggccacttcatgtaaaatgggaggtttgtcatgcaaatcttcctattttgcactcctatttatttggccacttcaatttagcctatagcattttcaaacattttcacataggtcctatttcataatttcactcacaaatgacaaaattaaagcatgaaattttgccaacattcagagaattcccaaaaattgggacGTTACATTGGATGTTTAAGACACGACAAACCAAGTTTAGAAATAAGTGACTGATTTACAACATTAGTGTAGTTCCCACTTTCAATGATCAAGGATCTTCACTTTTCAATGTGGAAGATATTTTTTCTTTGCTCTTGCCCTTATCTTTAACATGGGCATTCAAAGCTCTCCTAGCAATAAGGGCTTgcttactttttaaaaaaaattcttcaaaCTCACTCATCTCCATCATCAGATTCAATGTTAACATCACCATCATTACGAAATATAAGAGCTTGTCAATTTGCACAATCTCTAGCATATCAACCCCTTTCTTAACATTTGTAGCATGCGTTGTCCTTTAGTTTTCTGGGAACACTTTGAAAAGGAGAAAATGGAGAAGATGTAAGTTGAACATTAGAAGTAAAATTTGAATCTTGAAAAGCATTAGACATTCCTCTCTTTTTGGTTGCATTTTTTGGCTCAGTTGGAGTAACTTTTTCATTCCTTTGATATTATGGTAATTCCCCTTTAATTCTCCATGGAAACTTGATCTAAAACAAACACCCTTGATTGTCTACGTTTTTGCAACTATTTCTCAATCTTTAAGGTTGATTGATACATCTCTTCAATGTCAACATGTTGATACATTTCCACTTTGTCTCCAATCTTAGGAATTAACCTTGCTAGAAATCTTGCCATGGTGACATAATGTTCTTCCACTATACTAGCACAAGTCTTGATGACTTCCATTTCTTTTTACAACTCATCAATGGTCTCATTACCTTGAGTAAGGCATTGGAACCTTTGATGTATCTCACGATAGTAATATGGTGACATAAACTGCTTTTGTACAATGGTATTCAGCTCAACCCAAGACCTAACCAGTGTCTTGCGATTAAGGATCCCAGAAATACACAACTAATCCCACCATGTTAGAGCATAACCAATGAACTCAACGAAGGTATATTTTACCTTTGTTTCAATGGAATAGTTTTAGCATGCAAAAATTGCCTCAATCTTTACTTTCCACTCAAGGTAAGCATTAGAAACGTTCTTTctagagaaggaagaaatatTCGACTTTAGTACATCTCTGTTACATTCCTTTTTAAGAACATATTCAGACTCAACATCAGCACCATCAGACTTTGGGTCTGGATCAGCTATGTCAACCTCCTTTCTTTTAGAAGTTTGATCATTAGAGATTGAATGATTAGTAAGGCCTCAGTAAGCTTTTGAAAACTATCAACCATTTTTCTCTCTTGATTGGAAATGGTCTGAGCAAGAAACTCCATTTGCTCTTTGATCATTGCACTGTCTGCCCTTAAagctaaatttgtttatttttcatctGGTTCACTTAACCTTGTAAGGCCTCAATCAACAAAGGGTTGTACTCCTTAGTTGAGTCACCTTTAACACCTTTATTACTCTAATCATCTCTTCCTTTAACGACACTTGATAAAGTCATCATTGAAATTCACTTTGATACCAACTAATGCGGAACCCACATGATCTGGAACAAATACTAGAGAGAAATCAGTTTTGAATATCAAAATATcacaataataatcataaaatataaagtaaataaaaagaagaaTGAGATAGGGAACTCTATAAAACTCTTGAACAAGGCTGTTCAAAATCCTCAATAATCAGGTGGACTCCAATGAAACCCCTAATTTAGAGGAACTAGAAACGTCGACCAAAGGAAAAAGCTTGAATCAGGGGCGAAGCCATGCTGGCCcccataaaatgtaaaattattattttggcccttaattttttttaaaattttaaattagtaaaaataaaattacagttTGACCtctcctaaaattataaaaatttgatttaattctttataaattataaagatataaactataaaaaaataaaatttcgttcggccccctaaaaaaaatttctggctTTCACACTAACTTGAATCCTCTACCACTTCGAAAGAACTTGAAAAGGAAACAAACTTCaaaaaaatcaagagaaaaatcACTTTTAACTCTCAAATTCACAAACTATTTTTCCAAAGTGAGAAAAACTTCAATATTCATTAACTTGGTCTAAAAGTGGGTGGCAAATGtccaatgaaaaaaaaatgaaagagatacaaaaaaaattttaaaaaaagatttaaaataaagataagaggtaaaaaaaacaatttaaaagagaaaaatatttaaatgtccCCATTATCTCCAAGTCTCCTTATTCAAGCTACCTTCTTATCATTTATTGTATGCGGACGTAATTTACTTGGTATAGAATCAACCAATGTGGGCTGCACTTCTTGTAAAACGGACTATCAcaaattttgctttgattttctttAGGCTTATTAACAGCTAATCCGTAAAGTCCATTGGATCTGTCACGACTCTTTTTCTAATTCAATCCAACAAGAGCATGGCcgaaagagaaatttatttcagaACTCCAAAATTGATCCAACAAAAGTTAAACTTGGACTTCTTAACGTCACACTCATCATAAGCCTCATTCAAGCTAATATAAATGATTTCTTGAATAAGAATTCAATTTGATTTTCACTTGTCTCACCTTGCTTTTAATAATTAGCCCATTAGGCAAAGTCATGTTTTGTGGCTTCGGTCTACAACTCATGGGTTGGTATCATCTTCATTTATGAATTCAACATATGttatttttaggaaaaataaaTACCCAATCAATAAATCActgtctaaatttttttttatattttttatagttaaaatgaTGGTCAATatattgattgagtcttaacttaaTTGATaagaatattattattaatgtaaggACGTGAGTTGAAGTGTACTAAGTGTATTATGATCTTatttataaaacagagaaaaattgaaaattgaaaatgtcCAAAAAAGCAGAGAGTGAATGCAcgttttatataaattaatgaaaCAGACCAAGTCTAGGCAGCGTAAAGTCTATACATGGTAATAACATATGTATCAGTCTTATATTCTTCTTCTAAATGTTAATATGGTATAAGCCATGTTgtattaatcatattaaaattctATCATGTTCAAAATTACTAATTACCAACTTGTACATagattcttttctttattttttatattaatttcttcCCAGGCCACTCCATGGTTCAACCTAAGCTAGGTTTAGGTTGGGGAGGCAGTTTTTAACAATACGAAGGCTTTAGCTGCAACGTGTTTGGTTTCCATGGAAAACGACTTACCAAAACAGACACAATGTGTTTCTTGTAATAAAAAAACACTTCCCTAATGCATACTCGAGACGGATTCCCCTCTCTTTAACCTAAACttgctatatatgtatatatataaatccaaCTCTCATGAAAGTTACCAGTGGATCAATACTTTGTTGATGATGGAAGACAAGTTTATTATCTGTGTTTGAAAATATGCCTACCCAATAAAGGTTTTATGAGAGGTAAATCTAGATGGTTTAGGAGAGAAACGATCTTTAACTTTGTAATTATAATAAAAGGAAGATACCAGTCCCTGGACAGTTGTATGCCCCTTTCACTTTCATCTTTTCtatcttatttttctcattttttttttcttcgaaAACCTACCAGTCACTATCATTCCAAGCAAACTCCTACAAGCAACCGACACctccttttccttttctcttcctcgttattttttttttctcatcatcCAAATTGGGAATCATTacttagtttaataataatatgaaaaaatatactATTGGGTGTGGTTATAGTATTCAAAACATTATCTGGTTTATTGTAGGCTGTTGGCTTCACTTTAACCAAACTGTTGGTATAGTATTCAAAACTTTTAACTgttgacaaaaaaataaagaaaaaattaaaaaactaaaaagaaatatCCTGGAACTGGGTACTTGAACCCTGTAAGGGAAGGCATTCTCTTAGTGGGTCCCTTTGGACCACCCTTAATTTGTCATCCTGTTAGAAGGGATAAGCTCATAGGAACTCAAAACTGTCATTTTTTTCTTGGTTGAAAGGTTTAATCTCTCACTCCAAAGAGCTAGAGGACACCATTTGTGCTGGTGGCCTTTGCTCTCATCACTCATAATTCCACATAAAACTCCTTGTAAAGCCACCTTTTTTGATCCAATAATTCAAATCCCTTCACCCACCTCACTTCCTATAATAACTCCCCCATTTGAATCAGATTCCATTTCCTAAAAAATATGATTCACCAAGAGATGGATATTGATCATGAATGGGTTTTCCTCCCTGATAATAGATTCCTGGATATCAATCAAGACCATGGAGGAAAACGAGTTTCTGATTCAAACCTTGTTTTCTTCACAGACTACTTCGATGAAGAACAGTCTCCGCCGTCAGGGAATTCAGGGAAGATAGCTAAACAAGTTGTCCCAGTTCCATTTCCATTGGAACCAAGAATCCTTAAGGTTCCAGAAAATGAACTAGGGAAGGAAATCACCAAAAGGGTACCTCTTGATTTCAGTTCTACACCATCCATGATCCTTGAGAAGATCAAAGAAGCTGGTATGGAATCAGTTGGAGGTGATAAAGAAGTGAAGACACAAGTTTCGTTTAGGAAACCAAGTTACAACAACAATGAATCTGTCGACATGACCAACAAAATGGACTCACCAAGGTCCACTACGAAAGGAGTTATCCCTCAATTGGATGCTGCAGGTACGTTTAATTTTGACGATGAAACTGGATTTTTGGAGAACATGAGTTCCCCCAAAATAAAAGATTTGGTGGAAAAGAAAGCTGAGAATAAAGATGTAAACTGGGAAGAAAGCTCTGGTGGCCTTAATTTATGGAAATGGAGTTTGACTGGTATCGGAGCCATCTGCTCTTTTGGTGTTGCTGCGGCTACTTTTTGCATCATCATTTTTGGAACTCAACAAAGGAACAAACAACAACTGAACCAGAAACTGCTGTTCCAACGTTACAGTGATGACAAGGTATGaaaattttctcactttttcttgtctatttttttaactttcctGGAAAATTGAGAATCTTTGTAAATTTATAGTTTTAACTGATCTGATATTTGTTAAATAAAACATGTTGATGTGAACATTAGAGATATATTTTGTCTTCTTTATTACCCCTACAAtgcaaataataatgaaaaggaTATACACATTTCATCATTTAAGAGTCCAAATTAAAAAGCAACACCATTTCTTCCAAATTACATCACATtaaatttaggcccatttttagATAATACTTGTAGATTAAGTaacttaatttgttgttattGTAGAGGATGAAGCAAGTGGTTCATCACACAACTAAACTCAATGAAGTAATTTCAGTGGTGAGAGGAGTACCAATCACCAGAGCTCAAATAACATTCGGTGGTTACTATGATGGTATTTAAAGCAATGTTGCTTGGAGAAATCTGGACCACTCATCTGCTGTTGTTCTCCAAGTGTCAAGGATTTATTATGCCAGTTCTATACAAGAATGTTAAATAGGGGTATCTGTGTTTTTGTACATAATAAAATGGTAAATGGATTGTGAATCCTGCTTGTAGTCCTGAAAATTCTATATTATAGTGTTTATTTAGCCACTTATAATAGATGCTTGCATCATTGGCATATGCAAGCATAGTTTTTAAACTGTGGGAGTTGATATTAGTGAAATGTCTACAAATTCAGCacttatattatataaatattgaggAACATTAAATTTACTAAGATTTTTATCATTTCTCATCTCTCCATTCAGATTTGTTCTCTTGAATGGTTTCTACATATGCCATCTCCCTTGCAAAAAATAACATATCTTAATtcacaaaataaagaaattgaatatcACAGTACAGTTTCAAAGGTCAaaggaaaatttgaaaatggatgaaatgttacaaaaaattaaattttgtgtttattaattaaacaacataaatgatatttttttggtCTCCTTAATTATTTGGGTCCATACTACATAATAGTCAAATTTATTAATCAACTAGCCACTATTATTTGCGTGACTTAAGATTGAGTCTGGATTTCAGCAATTTTTTAATGTAGTCAATGTTATTcggatttttttttcttggtagtaaattaaaataataaactttAAGTTTTATTTCGATACAAAATACCGTTGGTACTAATTATATCAGTGCTTACCGATTGATTCGCCTTTACCGACCGAAATATGGTATATCAgtagataaaaaaatgaattttaaattataattttagatttaaagttaaatattttattctttattttggatttttggaagattaaaatatgtcataagtccatttagtcttttaaattttgaaatttactcatacttttatttttaagaatttaatttatctattttttagattttaaaacaaCGTTAAtagttgaacttgaattttaaattctaaaaaatatatggactaaattctaaatttttttaatagtagaagaatttaaggtatatttttaaatttttcgaaTTATGGATAATATAGGATGatcttattgtttaatttatggAATACTTTTTTTACTTGTTCATTTTGAAATTGTTTGATGATAGATTGTATTTGCAAGGcttattaaaaagtattttatataattgattaatattttatatttaatatttataaatattatatataaattttttaaatagcaATAAATACGAAATAAACCAAtataatattaactttattaataaaaataaaaacaatcaaatatatttaagtgcatatatttttttaatcaattaaaattattgttgGTTTGGTTTCGGAGATCACTTATCCACAAAGCATGAGTAACTCATTCTATAatccattttttttttaatttcaatttttaatctcCCTTAGGTGGgttttaatcaatttttaatcATGTGCAGGTCATCAATTAGCTGTcaaatgagttttaatttaaaattccatgaagatattttaataagcaaagaaaagaaaagagaatgacCCAAAGCAATCCAAACAAATAAGATTGATTTAGCCATGTCCCACCACCCCCCCCCCCCAACAACATTGAATGTTCTATCTTATGCAAAATTATGGAAATAATAAATTTGTGGTATAAGTTTCAATATAAATGACTGATGTGATTGGGTTCCTGGAAGGATGTGTAGGATACTCTGAATCATTGCTGCAAGTTGGGTGAGAATGCGGGTGCCATGTTTACAGAAATGCTCCAAATGCCAAAATAAAAGATCCAGAATATGCAAATTTGATTTTGGCTTTGGGTTGGAATCTTGAATTTTGGGTTTGGTTTTGTGGGCAAACAACAACTTCCTACATTTGGTCAAATCAACTTGGATCTACTAGTATTTTGTATGCCAAGCTTCTCTCCTTTCTATTTCCAATCAAATTGGGTTTATCtacaaatttaactcatcaaaTCTCTCTTTCCCACTTTGCAACACGTTTTATGTAATGATTCTAAGAAAACGGAATTTCTTTAAATTcactaaacttttatttttagaacatGAAAATACTAACAAACAATATTtagaaaactttcaaaaattacaaaaaaaaaagaatagcatttttcttgtttatttattttttagaatttaaaatatttaacaatactaaatataaaattatacaaaatttaaaaaatatgtaatttatatttttttaattaaattgacttgcattttattcaaataaaaagtaaagtaaaaaaCAATTACCTAAACTAAAAACAAAGGCCCATAAAAAACCAAAACCAACCTTATTTCAAAATCCCTAAAAAACTCAATCTCTAAGTAAACAACCATTCCTAACAAAACCCTAAAGAAACCATCTCGCAACCAATCTTCGTCTTCGACAATCACTAGCCTTCTCAACAAATCTTCTTTCCAAGCTTTAAAAAAATGGCCGTCAACAACCCAGATCTTATTATGGTCAAAGGCATATCCTTTATGAGTGATTTTACTCACTATTTTGGTTGCTCTTTCACTAAAACAACTTTTAGATTTGAAATGCCTTACCACTTGCCTCCTCATTTTCTTCTCTAAAAAATCGAAGTATTCTCCTTCTAACACTCCGATCTATATTTCCTTATCTTTCAAATCTGTGATGTTCCTTCGATTTCACCACAATCCTGTCAACTACCCCCTCTTCCACCTTGTCTGTCATCCTCAACAGCCCAAACTACCGAATTAGAAAGGCCATTAGCCAAATAAGTATTCACATCCTCGTTTAACCCTTTTTTGTTATGATGTGTGTTATTTTGTATCTAAAATGTAAgccctaatttcatatttatcccTCTTCCTCACTTTGTATCTTTTTCATAATAGTTAATGCGTCACCTTAAACTTCAACTCTTAAGAAGCCTGACTCTACCCCGAATCAAATCGCCTGAACACATACAAGTGCCTTTGTTGCAAATGTCGTAGGTATGTACTcgttattataaaattttacttttaaaacttGACTTGATGAGTTTCTAATGACAATTCCTATACATGACTTGTGTTGTTTATCAAACGCAGCATCAAAGTTGACTTTAACATTCATACCCtcctgtaacacctctaacccgtatctgtcaccggaatagggttacgaagcattaccataaaaacataacttaaaatcatccatttccaaacatttcataaatcatagcataatccattcaaacacaagcatatcatcccttattcgagcactcgaggccctagaaacactttagaaatgatttaagactaaattggaaacatatgAAATCTTagggaaaaatttagaaaaattcacattgtaggggtcacacgactgtatggccaggctgtgtgaccacatgactgagac
It includes:
- the LOC107891456 gene encoding uncharacterized protein, with translation MIHQEMDIDHEWVFLPDNRFLDINQDHGGKRVSDSNLVFFTDYFDEEQSPPSGNSGKIAKQVVPVPFPLEPRILKVPENELGKEITKRVPLDFSSTPSMILEKIKEAGMESVGGDKEVKTQVSFRKPSYNNNESVDMTNKMDSPRSTTKGVIPQLDAAGTFNFDDETGFLENMSSPKIKDLVEKKAENKDVNWEESSGGLNLWKWSLTGIGAICSFGVAAATFCIIIFGTQQRNKQQLNQKLLFQRYSDDKRMKQVVHHTTKLNEVISVVRGVPITRAQITFGGYYDGI